The region TTACGATCTGAGACTGGGCGTAGTGAAATTATAGCAATCCAGCTGAGGAGAGCTCTATCTAGTCTCACATGGCTGGATATAGCATGGGTGAGCTTCGTGCTCCCATCTTCAATGGAAGTAACTACGATTTTTGGAGAATAAAGATGTGCACAATCTTCAAATCTCACAAGCTGTGGGATATGGTTGAGAATGGATATGAGCAATCTGttaagaaggaagaaggagaagctCTGACTAAAGCTCAAAAGCTTGCTCTGGAGGAGAATGTTGCAAAGGATGCTAAGGCTTTGGGACTGATCCAAGGTGCAGTTTCTGATGACATTTTTCCCAGGATTGCATTGAAAGAGTCGGCTAAGGAAGCATGGGAGATCCTGCAACAAGAGTTCAGGGGTGATAAGAAGGTGAGATCTGtgaaacttcaagctcttagaagagaatttgaatacacTCGTATGCATGATGATGAATCATTATCTGGATATGTCACTAAACTACTTGAGCTAGTAAATCAAATGAAGGCTTATGGTGAAGAGTTAACTGACCAAAGAATTGTACAGAAACTCTTGATTAGTTTATCTAGAGAATATGATTCTATTGCTGAAGTTATAGAGGAAACAAAGGATACAGAATCTATAGGGGTTCAAGAGGTTATAGGCTCTTTAAAATCTCACGAACAACGGCTGCAAAGGCATAATGAGAGAGTGACTGAGAAGGCATTCTATAGTATGAATGTGAGTTCTAAAGATCAATCAAACACAGGGCAAGCAGGGAGTTTCAAGTCTAAAAAGAATTGGAAATCTCAGAAAGGGAAGAAGTGGGACTCAAAGTCTGAAAATAATTCCAAGAAGGAAAGTCAGAATGAGGGAGGAAAGGTTCCTTGCAAAACCTGTGACAAGCTGCATTATGGTGTCTGTTGGTTCAAAGGTGAACCAAAATGTTACAGATGCGAGAAGTTTGGGCATATAGCCAAGGAATGCAAAGGAAAATCAGATCAAGCTGCCAACTATGCATcacacaaagaagaagaaggcaacATGTTCTATGCTTGTCATGCTGCTGCAATAGTGAAAAATAATGGTGTGTGGTATGTGGACAGTGCATGCAGCAACCACATGACTTCACAAGCATCCCTTCTAGTCAATATTGACACCAAAGTCACTGCAAAGGTAAAAATGGGCATTGGAGACTTAGTGGAAGCAACTGGAAAAGGAACTTTGGTGATTGACACTAAAGCTGGGCCTAGATATATCAAAGAGGTTATGCTTGTACCAGGATTGGATGAAAGCTTACTTAGTGTAGGTCAAATGGTAGAGCATGGCTACTATCTTGTCTTTGGTGATTCTATGGTTGAAATATTTGATGACAGGTCAATGGAGAATCTGCTGGCAAAGGTTTCCATGACAAGAAACAGATGCTTCCCACTGTCATTGAAATATGCAAACTCAGTGGCTATGAAAGCAACAATTGAAGAATCCACTTGGTATTGGCATAGGAGGTTTGGCCATTTGAATATGCAGAGTCTGAAGTTGTTACAACAACAGGAGCTAGTCTATGGTCTGCctgaaattggaaatgcaaacaGAATTTGCCAAGACTGTGCAATTGGAAAATCCCACAGAGAGGCTTTTGGTAAAGAGAAAATTTGGAGAGCTAGCTTACCTCTGGAGCTGGTTCATTCAGATGTTTGTGGTCCAATGCAGACCACATCAATAGGtggaaacaaatattttttgactTTCATTGATGACTGCATCAGAATGTGCTGGGTGTACTTCATGCAATTCAAGTCAGaagtttttaatattttcaagaaatttaagGCTATGGTAGAACTACAAAGTGGATACAAACTGAAGAAACTTAGGAGTGACAGAGGTGGGGAATATACCTCTGCTGAATTTCTGCAGTTTTGTGAAGAAATTGGGTTGGAAAGACAACTAACCGTGGCCTATtcacctcagcaaaatggggTTGCTGAGAGAAAGAACAGGACCATTGTTGAGATGAGCAAGACAATgatgaaagagaagaaactaCCATACACATTTTGGGGAGAGGCAGTGAATACAGCTGTCTATATCCGGAATAGATGCCCCACAAAAGCTTTAGATAATGTCACTCCATTTGAAGCTTTTAGTGGAAGAAAGCCTGGGGTTAAACACTTAAAAGTGTTTGGTTCTATATGTTTCTATCATGTGCCTAATCAGTTGAGGTCTAAACTGGAAGATGCAGCTGTTAAGTGCATTTTTGTTGGCTATGGCAAATGTGAAAAGGGATACAAAGTGTACAATTTGCAAACCAACAAGATCACTACATCTAGAAGTGTGATCTTTGATGAGAACTCACTATGGGATTGGGACACTCAAACTGTTGATTCTGTCACAGTTCAGATGAGGTCTGAAGACACTTTCAGAAGTAGTGAAGAGGAGCATGAAGAAACAATGATAGACATTCCCAGTCCACCTCAAGTAACTACAGCTGCTACTAATGTTGCTTCACCAAGTGATTCTCCAAGTTCTACACCTGTAAAGCTTAGAGACATCACTGAGATTTATGCTAGATGCAATATGAGCATCATTGAGCCAGAGAACTTTGCTGAAGCATCAAAGGATAAAGCTTGGCAAAAGGCAATGGAAGCAGAAATGgaaatgattgagaaaaatgagacttgggaaCTAGTTGATAGACCAAGTGATAAACCTGTGATTGGTGTGAAATGGGTTTATAAGACCAAATTGAACCTTGATGGCTCAATACAGAAGCATAAAGCTAGGCTGGTGGTCAAAGGCTATGCACAAAAGCCTGGAATCGACTTTAATGAGACTTTTGCTCCTGTGGCCAGACTTGACACAATTAGAACTCTCATAGCTTTGGCAGCTCAAAAGGGGTGGAAATTATACCAGTTAGATGTCAAGTCTGCATTCCTAAATGGTGTGCTTAAGGAGGAAGTCTATGTAGATCAACCGGATGGATTTGTAACTACAAACTATGAAGACAAGGTGTACAAGTTGAAGAAAGCCTTGTATGGTTTGAAACAGGCTCCAAGAGCCTGGTATGAGGAAATCAATGCCTATCTTGTTAGTTGTGGTTATGTCAGAAGCACAAGTGAGGCTACTTTGTATTGCAAGACTAAGGAAGACTTTGGAACTCTAATAGTCtcaatctatgttgatgacattgtGTATACAGGCAGCAGTGAAGAATTAATTGATGAATTCAAGACTGAAATGATGAGAAGGTATGAAATGACTGATCTAGGCCTTTTATATCATTTCCTTGGTATTGCAGTGATTCAAACTGAATCCTGCATTTTCATAAATCAAAAGAAGTATGCTCTGACTTTGCTGGACAAGTTTGGTTTGAAGCAATGTAAGCCGGTCAGTACTCCTCTGGTGGCAACTGAAAAATTGTGCAAAGATGATGGAAGTGATCCTGCAGATGAGAGTGAGTACAGACAGATTGTGGGCAGCCTATTGTATTTGCCAgctacaagaccagacatAATGTTTGCAGCTAGCCTATTAGCTAGATTCATGCATTGTCCAACAAAGAAACACTATGGAACAGCCAAGAGAGTGCTGAGGTATATTCAAGGCACCATTGATTTTGGTATTGAatatcaaaaaggaaaagaagccaTTCTAATTGGATATTGTGATAGTGATTGGGGAGGAAGCCAAGATGACATGAGAAGCACCTCTGGCTATGCTTTCTCTTTTGGCAGTGGAGTATTTTCTTGGGCATCAGTCAAGCAACATAGTGTTGCTCTCTTCACAGCTGAGGCTGAGTATGTCAGTGCAAGTGAAGCTACTACACAAGCAATATGGTTGAGGTTTGTTCTAGAGGATTTTGGAGAATTGAAAACTGATGCAACTCCATTAATGGTGGACAACACTTCTGCCATTGCAATGACAAGAAATCCTGTTTTCCATCAGAAAACCAAACACATCAACCGCAGATATCATTTCATCCGAGATGCTTTACAAGATGGAGTGGTGGACTTGAGATACTGCAGGTCTGAAGAACAAGTGGCTGACATTTTCACTAAAGCTCTGTCTAAAGACAGGTTTAACTATCTTAGAGGATTGCTTGGTGTTAAACCAGTTAACAATTTAGAAGGGAATGTTGAAATGTAAATTTAGTTACTGGTTTAAGTTTGTTAGTTGACAGGTGTAAGGCTTAGATTTGTTTCTAGAGTGTAGGTCTCATAGGTCCTAGCTCATGCCAAGTGTGCAGCTCATATTGCTGACACTAAATTGTATGGCTGAGATCATATTCTCTGCTGTACAAAAGGAATGTTTGTTAGAAATGAAATCAGTGTGTGTGTGCATGATTACAATCTGCCAAACAgattctctccctctctctttctctctacaACTTTGTCTCATATACTTTGTGTGCAAGAAATCTACTGTTATATAGAAAACTTCAACagttttgttttaattctGGTGAGTTATTTCGGTATTAAATGAAAGCTGGGTACTTCATTAATGGTGCCTGTGCACTCTTATATGTGTTACTTGATTTTACAGGGAAGACGATTCATAGTCTGAATAAAAATGAGCATGCTCTGGATATGGCTGCCCCCCTTCATGATCGATTAGGTGATAATATAGATGCGCCTACTTATGAGAATGCTTCAGTCAAGACGAGAAGAAATGTGCTGCTTCTGGGTGATCACATTGGTGACCTGGGAATGTCTGATGGCTTGAACTATGAGAATAGAATTTCTGCGGGATTTCTGTAAGTTATAATTTATTGTATTGCATACTTAATACATATCATAGAATTGACAAGTTATGAATCTAAGAGTAACTTTTTTCATAATTCAGTACTCGTGTTAACTTATCTTTCAAGCGACTTCTTCAATAGCAAGTAGAATGCAAAATGGATATCTCTCGGCAATATATTCTTCATTTCAGAATATATTGTTCTAAATCTGAATAGAATTTGGAGTAAAACTGTATTTAATTAGTTACTTGTGAAACATTATTGTCAATGCTTATGAGTTCAGGCTGTTTCCAAAGTGGTGTATAGCTAAACACTAATGTCATAAatattctttaaattttgatttctgtaATCCCAATATTAAGAACTGTTTTACTAGAGTCCTTTGATGTTCTATATCCTGCTTCTGCACTGCATCATGTTTTAAATTCCCTGGCATGGATGCTTCATTTCCAAACGTTTTATTGTTCTAAAATTTAATATGCTTGCTATTGAGAAGCAGTTCCGTTTCTACGTTTTTCTTATATGTTTTAGCAACTCTACCATAGTCAGTTTAGATGGTttaaaaagggggaaagggcAAATTCTTTACTTATTCATGGTCacattttgttaaatataaacaGCGCAAATGTTATGCTTGTTCACCTTTTGTCACATTATAAACAGGGCAAGTGAGATGCACGCTCACACAATAGTCCTATATTCcgcattgtttttctttgtttgttttcttttgtttcttatcTTTACGTAAtggtatttttaattaaagtcGCAATTAAAAGCCTgaaatagattttttttgtgGTCAGTCAGGTACAGtttaaacatttatatatatatatatatatatatatatgagatgACTGAATGTAAAACTTTTCATACTTTGAGCAGAACAGGAAACATAATAAACAGGGTTAGTTGTAAGGATGAATATGCTATCAACATTAAATATGAGTGGCTTGCTTGAAGAGAAAGTCAAACTGGTATGGTGGATCAAAACCTGGTTAACCCGGGGGATTATCCATTTTTCGGTTTTCAAGAGATGTGTTTTTCAACAATCCTTTACAGCATATAATTTCAGTATTTTGACATTTTAGCCCATTCCAACTGGCTCACTTTTACAGTAGAGTACACGAAAGCCATATTTTTATGGTTCTAATcgtgttaattaattttttcaagtCCGAAAAGTTTTAATTTAGCTGGccttgggtttttatttatttatttattttttttatttttttggtaacaaAATATTAGGTCCCCCTTGTAAAATTTCGGATTCCGCCCTTCTTGTTACATAATCCTCATTTTCTAGTTCTCACGGTTGTTACATGAATAATATAGTTCAAAAAGTAGGGGGAACAGATTTTTCAATAActgtgaagaaaaaatatatatttaaaaaacaaaagagcaTCGATATAATATTGGACTTCATAAATTGTTCAAAAGTAGCATTGAAAGGGATGACTTGGATGACCAAGTGACTGAAATGGTAAGGCAAGGAAAGAGGGAATTATGATGAATTAACCCATTAAAGAAAGATAGAGCCAAGTATGTGGAGATACTAGTTCATTTGGTTTGATGATGCAAGAACATCTAGATGGCTATCCAAGATTAAGTGGGGCCAGTTGCCAACGTGGCTTGCGGTTCTTGTTAGCTTGGGAatttactttgtttttttatttgtcttGTTTGATTATTCTGTTTTGTTTAGTCTGCTAGATCATGGTAGTTAGCTTtgtatcttttattttatttcatgatGGGTCTTTCTTATCTTAGTTATGTTCTGCATTGCCTGCAAAATGCAGTTTTTAGTTCTGTGGAAAAGTAAGCCGGATGATAGCCATTTTGGCCAAACTAAGTGCCACCTCTATTTTACTTTTAGAACTTATAATATTGTTACATTGCAACCAACAATTAGAGGCAGCTGAATTTGTTCATTAAGTGCCCAAGAAGTTAAagttaattgttttattttaatggaAAGATAATGAACAAAGAAGTTACCTTTGCACATCCCcttagtttatttttcaaaccTGATAAACTAGCCAGACGAACTGTTATGATGATCCATAAATTGATGTAGTTGCTGAACCATGTTAACTGCTGTTCCAGGAATGACAATGTTGAGAATTCTCTTGATAGCTACCGCAAAACCTTTGACATTGTTTACCTGGTGAGTTGAATGCCTTGAAAGATTGTGTGGTTGCTTTGACTATTTTTGGTTTCCAAAGGATTAATGAGGTTACTATGCTTGTATGTTTATCTATTTGGCATTGTTAGATTATCTTTGTCCTTGGATAGTTGACCTGTTCATCATTCAAACCCTGAACAATTCATTGTCTTTGGCCAAAGCTGACAGGATTTCCTACTTACTAAATATTGTGATAATGAATTAGATAATAAAGAGGGAAATATAGCAGGAGCGtttgaaaaaatttgaagatgtGGGAATAAAATGTGAGTATTACTAGAATAGAACTAGATGACGATACTTAACTTGTTGCATGGCTTCTTGCAGAATGATGCACCCATGTGGGGAGTTGTAAAGCTTGTTTCACAACTCTGTCCAAGTGAAGGTCATTGAGTTGTAAATCTCTTACTATTAAATACTTGGAAGCTCattcaccaaaaataaatccTTCGAAGCTCCTGTCTGCTTTCTTTGATTAACATCCATAGATAGATTTGGTAAAGTGTTCCTTTCATTGCAAAAGGTTTTCCAACATGTGGCCgcttttcctcttttcctaTCAATAGAAGAAATATATTCAATTGCTGGTCAATTTTAGACAACAAGAAGCGTATTTCTataatcttcaatttcttgatGTTCTAAGCTTTGCATTGAGCTGAAACATTTGTCCACAAAATGCGTGCCTCTGGAGCTGAAAGAAAATGGATATGCCAAAGAATTTGGATGTTAAATTTTTATCACTCATGTTGAATTTATTGCTTGCAGTGTTACAGTTTGAAATATGAAGTACTAAGAATAGCAAGGGAAACAGTACTTATGCTTTGGCGTAGTGCTACCTTTTTTCTTACTAGGTACTTGCAATTCTTCTTGTGCGTAAGCTTTTTGGCTGAAGTGTTGCTCTGGAAGCATACAACTTATTTTGGCCCACTTGATTTGagttctttttgtcttttatgaaataatttcagaatgatatattt is a window of Prunus dulcis unplaced genomic scaffold, ALMONDv2, whole genome shotgun sequence DNA encoding:
- the LOC117613090 gene encoding 7-methylguanosine phosphate-specific 5'-nucleotidase A-like isoform X2 — encoded protein: MAAPLHDRLGDNIDAPTYENASVKTRRNVLLLGDHIGDLGMSDGLNYENRISAGFLNDNVENSLDSYRKTFDIVYLNDAPMWGVVKLVSQLCPSEGH
- the LOC117613090 gene encoding 7-methylguanosine phosphate-specific 5'-nucleotidase-like isoform X1, producing the protein MAAPLHDRLGDNIDAPTYENASVKTRRNVLLLGDHIGDLGMSDGLNYENRISAGFLNDNVENSLDSYRKTFDIVYLMLVLHNFFMSMHLMRFQMNILMIFLIKLQKFPIRSG